A window of the Fusarium fujikuroi IMI 58289 draft genome, chromosome FFUJ_chr09 genome harbors these coding sequences:
- a CDS encoding related to alpha-L-rhamnosidase A, producing the protein MENSRETRNAPKFVTPKRILRTSGNVTSQNEISSFSLSNDDSEDKAEVILDYGRCEGGFPIFTIESASAPERQKQVAFQVTYSETIEGMGSENGDGPFFLFSNAMDSYRVCRHHATVTNDTQSVKPRFNQASQRYQRITLLDPNTSIAFSKVGFQAVRPDAPVKANFHCSDETINRIWNDGVRTVDLCTVAREETVPVWDVTAEGTRVYGSHWAPCRQGTRWRDYKVTFQAKVEEHGASWAVRMITNGLIFCLDRRSRTLTAVEGLSNKSSILPSIERGSWQLPESIDLSGWLNIETLAVEDRVAVTIEGHKIATIRDIYVKAMLGNGLVNTGSVAFGGPPGWIALYRDLSVADNDGQILYDNSMLQPDASRTFDDFQVGTNKLACIIDGAKRDRASFGGDAFVTGRSIAYSTADFEAWKGTIQLLLSHQNKEGYLGNLCPIQAPEHDGADDPPHYGHYSMTYALLLVVSIKDYWLHSGDWSLVEKSYHQLERQMEFTKGFLNSDGLVQASPYLSMTWFPMGGPVFGVSAGLNLAYLDALNAIASMSRGSEATFQYSSQAANLKEALIRMLWNDERGTMRPALSLDNNGVFQDVNAYAATLGVSPDHPELVEGIFPASRSLPATFRGLGKWDKFGLASPYASGFALEALFVKNEGTKARELLSQVWGVMADQGNPNYSGAHWEAMRTDGSPFNHDVSLAHGWSSWPVFLLPRYLAGVYPLEAGWKRIGVEPVLADLEEVAYSLETPQGSFLVVVNIDEKQGQGSIKLLVPRGSTAVVKAPKGWILENDGVIQGSGTEISVKLSNCGL; encoded by the exons AAACAAGTCGCGTTCCAGGTCACTTACAGTGAGACCATAGAGGGAATGGGCAGCGAGAATG GCGATGGCCCATTCTTCTTATTCTCCAACGCGATGGACAGCTACCGAGTCTGCCGGCACCATGCCACAGTCACTAACGATACTCAAAGTGTGAAGCCTCGATTCAATCAAGCCTCCCAAAGGTACCAAAGGATAACCTTACTCGACCCAAACACGAGCATCGCGTTCTCCAAGGTCGGCTTCCAAGCCGTGCGTCCAGATGCTCCAGTAAAAGCCAACTTCCACTGCTCCGATGAGACCATCAATCGTATTTGGAATGACGGTGTTCGGACTGTTGACCTATGCACCGTTGCCCGTGAAGAGACGGTTCCGGTCTGGGATGTTACTGCTGAGGGTACTCGTGTTTACGGAAGCCACTGGGCTCCTTGTCGACAGGGAACGAGATGGAGGGACTATAAAGTCACGTTCCAGGCAAAGGTTGAGGAACATGGTGCGAGTTGGGCTGTTCGTATGATCACGAACGGTCTGATATTCTGCTTGGATAGAAGGAGCAGAACGTTGACTGCTGTCGAGGGTTTGTCGAACAAATCATCTATCCTGCCTTCAATTGAAAGAGGGTCATGGCAGCTTCCTGAGAGCATCGACCTTTCTGGCTGGTTGAACATCGAGACGCTTGCAGTGGAAGATCGCGTTGCAGTCACTATTGAAGGACATAAAATTGCTACTATCAGGGATATCTACGTGAAGGCGATGCTTGGAAACGGGCTTGTCAACACCGGTTCTGTGGCGTTTGGTGGACCACCTGGCTGGATTGCACTCTACCGAGATCTATCAGTCGCAGATAACGATGGACAGATTCTCTATGACAACTCGATGTTGCAGCCTGATGCTAGCCGTACGTTCGACGACTTTCAGGTCGGAACAAACAAGCTCGCATGTATCATTGACGGCGCCAAGCGAGACAGAGCTtcctttggtggtgatgccTTCGTCACCGGCCGGTCAATCGCATACTCCACTGCTGACTTTGAGGCCTGGAAAGGCACCATTCAGCTTCTGCTCAGTCATCAGAATAAGGAAGGGTATCTTGGTAACCTGTGTCCCATCCAGGCTCCAGAGCACGATGGCGCAGACGACCCCCCGCACTACGGCCACTACAGTATGACATATGCACTGCTCCTGGTCGTCTCAATCAAGGACTATTGGCTGCACTCAGGCGATTGGTCCCTCGTGGAGAAGTCATACCACCAGCTTGAACGACAGATGGAGTTTACAAAGGGTTTCTTGAACTCTGATGGATTGGTACAAGCATCGCCGTATCTCTCGA TGACATGGTTTCCTATGGGCGGGCCTGTTTTCGGTGTTTCAGCCGGTCTGAACCTTGCATATTTGGATGCCCTTAACGCCATAGCATCAATGTCTAGGGGCAGTGAGGCTACGTTCCAATATTCCTCTCAAGCAGCCAATTTGAAGGAGGCCTTGATCCGTATGCTTTGGAATGATGAGCGAGGTACCATGCGGCCTGCTCTATCTCTAGATAACAATGGCGTCTTCCAAGATGTCAACGCATACGCCGCGACTCTAGGTGTATCACCAGACCATCCAGAGTTGGTAGAGGGCATATTCCCTGCCAGTAGATCTTTGCCCGCTACATTCCGAGGTCTCGGGAAATGGGACAAGTTTGGACTTGCCAGTCCCTACGCATCTGGCTTTGCACTCGAAGCTCTCTTCGTCAAGAACGAGGGCACCAAGGCAAGAGAGTTGTTATCTCAGGTATGGGGCGTCATGGCGGACCAGGGTAATCCGAACTACTCTGGCGCTCACTGGGAAGCCATGAGAACAGACGGTTCGCCTTTCAATCATGACGTATCGCTGGCTCATGGATGGTCCTCATGGCCGGTCTTTTTGCTACCAAGATATCTTGCTGGAGTTTATCCTCTTGAGGCGGGCTGGAAGAGGATTGGCGTCGAGCCTGTGCTTGCAGATTTGGAAGAGGTGGCATACTCACTCGAAACTCCTCAGGGGTCTTTTTTAGTGGTAGTAAATATAGACGAGAAGCAGGGACAAGGTAGCATTAAGCTATTGGTACCTCGTGGTAGTACTGCCGTAGTCAAGGCTCCGAAGGGCTGGATTTTGGAGAATGACGGCGTTATTCAGGGTTCTGGAACAGAGATATCTGTAAAGCTGTCGAATTGCGGTTTATAG